The following proteins come from a genomic window of Rissa tridactyla isolate bRisTri1 chromosome 13, bRisTri1.patW.cur.20221130, whole genome shotgun sequence:
- the GOLGA3 gene encoding golgin subfamily A member 3 isoform X1, with protein MDSSVQQDVHLENRNSNGAPSSSEELLDCKAKSDLPVTADEINTTSIDINEVPNEEGSLEINSKVDTCQNGPESLFPHSPVSFDPTSSAQGQESSPGVTGFHDSLRKSQGTSAEGIVLRKEALQSLKLSLPMQETELCSVESSLPLEKEEQIRLQARRRLEEQLKQYRVKRHQERSNQSTSKNRPSSTLDPELMLNPEILPRASTVAMTKEYSFMRTSVPRGPKLGSLGLPASSKERRSSKSKHSKIRSLSDYRTEDSGSRNAPGNFVATDLSGGTLKQSRSGPTSVVSEISLPSDMDDRIENSSLAGDSISEIDGSEVGMRLDGNESDSSTYSSVSGKGLYNSLQNAEGNHGIPYTINGQKIHPDAMGQFPSISEVLQAAAVEHQAQEQEVNGEVRSRRDSISSSVSMESSIAGTHDEMLQVLKEKMRLEGQLEALSLEANQALKEKTELQAQLAALNMKLQAQVEHSQNSQQKQESLSSEVATLKQSCWDLERAMADLQNTLEAKNASLASSNNDLQLAEEQYQRLLLKVEDMQKNVLTRDSTVHDLRQQLASLQNQLQKVQLERTTLTNKLKASETEITSLQNVRQWYQQQLVLAQEARVRLQSEMANIQAGQMTQAGMLEHLKLENVALSQQLTETQHRSIKEKERIAAQLQNIEADMLDQEAAFMQIQEAKTMVEEDLQRKLEEFEDEKEQLQKMADSAATLEQELEQVKLTLHQRDLQLESLQQEHLDLMKQFTLTQETLHTKEQSLDDLQTQYDELKARLEEFQSDATSKDDMIQYLQNEKIVLEVALQAAKASKEQLDQGAMRLGEDTEVASEILEQLRQEMAVKTSQVENLQQENASLKKQVQKLKEQYLQQKVMVEAYRRDASSKDQLISELKATKKRLDSEVKELKRELLKIQVEKQSLESEHSKLQKEVSQVRQQMVDIENHLQSVQKERDDMETRLQSLQFDKEQMASLAEANQALKQQVEQMQEEAKKAITEQKQKMKRLGSDLTSAQKEMKAKHKAYENAVGILSRRLQESLAAKESAEGELSKLKAQITDSGNNQIAQERIQALETELQAVSSSKLMLEKELQEVISLTSQELEEYREKVLELEDELQESRGFRKKIKRLEEINKKLALELEHERGKLTGLSQSNAALREHNNILETALAKREADLVQLNLQVQAVLKRKEEEDQQMQQLIQALRDSLEKEKSKVRELKKQEAAAKADAAHNRRHYRAAVLELSEIKKELHAKELLVQALQAEVDKLQVEDEKHSQEVSQFQQELAEARSQLQLLQKKLDDKLSEQPVVSQEVEDLKWEVEQKEREIETLKQQLDMSEQRSHKELEGIQVVLQNIKTELEVAREDLSVTQKDKFMLQAKVTELKNSMKSLLQQNQQLKLDLKHGKMKKRKELKGENNSSNPVTPVKIPDCPVPAALLEELLKPSTAVSKEPLKNLNSCLRQLKQEMDSLQRQMEEHTITVHESMSSWTQIEGQLMDLTSASPATPSDQREIPTADEKEQNCSVSDKEALTL; from the exons CAACCAGTATTGACATCAATGAAGTGCCAAATGAAGAGGGAAGTCTGGAGATAAACAGCAAGGTGGACACCTGCCAGAATGGGCCAGAGTCACTCTTCCCCCACTCTCCTGTATCTTTTGACCCCACCAGCAGTGCGCAGGGTCAAGAGTCGTCCCCAGGTGTGACTGGTTTCCATGACAGCCTAAGGAAGTCTCAGGGAACTAGTGCTGAGGGCATAGTTCTTAGAAAAGAAGCTTTGCAGTCTCTCAAACTAAGTCTTCCCATGCAAGAAACTGAATTGT GCTCAGTAGAGTCTTCACTCCCATTGGAGAAAGAAGAACAAATCAGACTTCAAGCAAGAAGACGGCTAGAAGAACAGCTCAAGCAATACAGAGTGAAGAGACATCAAGAAAGA TCTAACCAGTCTACATCCAAAAACCGGCCCTCCAGCACCCTAGATCCTGAGCTGATGTTAAATCCAGAAATCTTGCCAAGAGCTAGCACTGTAGCAATGACAAAAGAATACTCCTTTATGCGGACCAGTGTGCCCCGGGGGCCAAAACTGGGTAGCTTGGGACTTCCAGCATCCTCAAAAGAGAGAAGAAGTTCAAAATCTAAGCACAGTAAGATCCGGTCCTTGTCTGACTACAGAACTGAAGATTCAGGCTCTAGAAATGCTCCTGGGAATTTTGTGGCTACTGATCTATCTGGTGGGACTCTGAAGCAAAGCAGAAGTGGTCCAACATCGGTTGTTTCTGAGATTAGTCTGCCCTCTGACATGGATGATCGAATAGAGAATTCCTCCTTGGCAGGAGACAGCATTTCAGAGATTGATGGGAGTGAAGTGGGAATGAGGCTGGATGGAAATGAGAGCGACAGCTCTACCTACAGCAGCGTGTCAGGAAAAGGGCTGTATAACAGTTTACAGAATGCAGAAGGCAACCACGGTATTCCATATACAATAAATGGTCAGAAGATACATCCTGATGCAATGGGGCAGTTTCCTTCCATCAGTGAGGTGCTACAGGCTGCGGCAGTGGAGCATCAAGCCCAAGAGCAAGAAGTTAATGGAGAAGTACGGAGCAGGAGAGACAGTATTTCAAGCAG TGTTTCTATGGAAAGCTCTATCGCAGGAACTCATGACGAAATGTTGCAGGTTCTGAAGGAGAAGATGAGACTTGAAGGGCAACTAGAAGCACTCTCACTAGAAGCTAATCAG GCTCTCAAAGAGAAGACTGAACTACAAGCCCAACTTGCAGCTTTGAACATGAAGCTTCAGGCGCAGGTGGAGCACAGCCAAAACAGCCAGCAGAAGCAGGAATCTCTGAGCTCAGAAGTGGCCACATTAAAGCAGTCTTGCTGGGATCTGGAACGAGCCATGGCTGACCTGCAAAATACTTTGGAAGCAAAGAATGCTAGTTTGGCTTCTTCAAATAATGATTTGCAGTTAGCAGAGGAGCAGTACCAAAGACTCCTGCTGAAGGTTGAAGATATGCAAAAAAATGTTCTCACCAGAGACAGCACAG ttcaTGATCTGCGACAGCAGTTGGCTTCCTTACAGAACCAGCTTCAGAAGGTGCAACTGGAACGGACCACACTGACCAATAAGCTAAAGGCATCTGAGACAGAAATCACATCGCTCCAAAATGTGCGGCAGTGGTACCAGCAGCAGCTTGTGCTAGCACAGGAGGCCCGCGTCAGGCTGCAGAGTGAGATGGCCAATATACAG gCTGGGCAAATGACCCAAGCAGGTATGTTGGAACATCTCAAACTAGAGAATGTGGCACTGTCTCAGCAGCTGACTGAAACCCAGCACAGATCCATTAAAGAAAAGGAACGTATTGCAGCACAGCTCCAAAATATTGAG GCTGACATGTTAGATCAAGAAGCTGCCTTCATGCAAATCCAGGAGGCTAAAACCATGGTGGAAGAAGACTTGCAGAGAAAGCTAGAGGAGTTTGAGGATGAGAAAGAACAGCTTCAGAAAATGGCTGATTCTGCAGCAACATTGGAGCAAGAATTGGAACAG GTCAAGTTGACTTTGCATCAGCGAGATCTGCAGCTTGAATCTTTACAGCAAGAGCACCTAGACTTAATGAAGCAATTCACTCTGACCCAAGAGACATTGCACACCAAAGAGCAGTCCCTGGATGACCTGCAAACACAGTATGATGAACTGAAGGCCAGATTAGAAGAGTTCCAAAGTGATGCTACTTCTAAAGATGACATGATCCAGTATTTGCAGAATGAGAAGATTGTCTTGGAAGtagctctgcaggcagcaaaaGCAAGCAAAGAGCAACTTGACCAAGGAGCAATGCGCCTTGGAGAAGATACAGAAGTAGCATCAGAAATCTTGGAACAACTCAGGCAAGAAATGGCTGTCAAGACAAGCCAG GTAGAAAATCTGCAACAAGAAAATGCTAGCCTTAAAAAACAGGTTCAAAAATTGAAGGAACAGTACCTGCAGCAGAAG GTGATGGTGGAAGCTTATCGAAGAGATGCAAGTTCCAAGGACCAGCTGATTAGCGAACTGAAAGCTACAAAGAAGCGGCTGGACTCAGAAGTGAAAGAGTTAAAACGAGAGCTACTGAAAATTCAAGTTGAAAAACAGTCACTTGAATCTGAACACTCAAAACTACAGAAGGAAGTATCTCAGGTTCGCCAGCAGATGGTGGATATAGAAAATCATCTTCAGTCAGTGCAGAAAGAACGAGACGATATGGAAACACGTCTACAG TCTTTGCAGTTCGATAAGGAACAAATGGCATCTCTTGCTGAGGCAAATCAGGCATTAAAACAACAAGTAGAACAAATgcaagaagaagcaaaaaa GGCCATCactgagcagaaacagaaaatgaagcgtCTAGGGTCAGATCTGACGAGTGCTCAGAAAGAGATGAAAGCAAAACATAAAGCCTATGAGAATGCAGTTGGCATTCTTAGTCGTCGGCTACAGGAATCTCTTGCTGCAAAGGAATCTGCTGAAGGAGAGCTGAGCAAACTAAAAGCACAAATCACTGATAGTGGAAACAACCAGATTGCTCAA GAAAGGATTCAAGCTCTGGAGACAGAATTGCAAGCTGTTAGCAGCAGTAAGTTAATGCTGGAAAAAGAGTTGCAGGAGGTGATTTCACTTACCAGCCAGGAGCTTgaagaatacagagagaaagtGCTGGAACTTGAGGATGAG CTTCAGGAATCTAGAGGCTTCAGGAAGAAGATAAAACGTTTAGAAGAAATTAATAAGAAGTTGGCCCTTGAACTGGAGCATGAACGAGGAAAACTTACAGGTCTTAGTCAGTCCAACGCTGCTTTACGGGAGCACAACAACATCCTAGAAACAGCATTGGCAAAAAGAGAGGCAGACTTGGTACAACTGAATCTACAG GTTCAGGCAGTCCTAAAGCggaaagaggaagaggatcaGCAAATGCAACAACTTATTCAAGCTTTACGGGATTCCttagagaaagaaaagtcaaaagTTAGAGAGCTTAAGAAGCAG gaagcaGCAGCCAAAGCAGACGCAGCACACAACCGCCGTCACTACAGAGCTGCTGTGCTTGAGCTCAGTGAAATCAAGAAAGAGCTACATGCCAAAGAACTTCTTGTCCAAGCCCTTCAGGCTGAAGTAGACAAACTGCA GGTGGAGGATGAAAAACATTCCCAGGAGGTATCACAGTTCCAGCAAGAGCTGGCAGAAGCCAGGTCTCAGCTCCAACTTCTGCAGAAAAAGCTGGATGACAAGCTTAGTGAACAGCCTGTAGTAAGCCAAGAG gtGGAAGACCTCAAGTGGGAagtagaacaaaaagaaagagaaattgaaaCGCTTAAGCAGCAGCTGGATATGAGCGAACAGCGCAGCCACAAGGAGTTAGAAGGGATACAAGTTGTCTTGCAG AATATAAAGACTGAGCTGGAAGTGGCGAGGGAAGACCTGTCGGTGACTCAGAAGGATAAGTTTATGCTCCAGGCTAAAGTGACTGAACTGAAGAACAGCATGAAGTCACTGCTGCAGCAGAACCAGCAGCTGAAATTGGACCTGAAGCATGGCAAGATGAAGAAG aggaaggaactgaaaggagaaaataactCTTCAAATCCTGTGACTCCAGTCAAGATTCCTGATTGTCCAGTGCCTGCTGCCTTGCTGGAAGAACTGTTGAAACCATCGACAGCTGTGAGCAAGGAGCCTTTAAAAAATCTGAACAGCTGTCTCCGGCAATTAAA gcaAGAAATGGACAGCCTTCAGCGTCAGATGGAGGAACACACCATTACAGTACATGAATCAATGTCTTCGTGGACTCAGATTGAGGGGCAGCTAATGGACCTTACCTCTGCCAGTCCTGCAACTCCATCAGACCAGCGGGAGATTCCTACTGCAGATGAAAAGGAACAGAATTGTAGTGTTAGTGACAAGGAAGCTTTGACACTATAA
- the GOLGA3 gene encoding golgin subfamily A member 3 isoform X2: MDSSVQQDVHLENRNSNGAPSSSEELLDCKAKSDLPVTADEINTTSIDINEVPNEEGSLEINSKVDTCQNGPESLFPHSPVSFDPTSSAQGQESSPGSVESSLPLEKEEQIRLQARRRLEEQLKQYRVKRHQERSNQSTSKNRPSSTLDPELMLNPEILPRASTVAMTKEYSFMRTSVPRGPKLGSLGLPASSKERRSSKSKHSKIRSLSDYRTEDSGSRNAPGNFVATDLSGGTLKQSRSGPTSVVSEISLPSDMDDRIENSSLAGDSISEIDGSEVGMRLDGNESDSSTYSSVSGKGLYNSLQNAEGNHGIPYTINGQKIHPDAMGQFPSISEVLQAAAVEHQAQEQEVNGEVRSRRDSISSSVSMESSIAGTHDEMLQVLKEKMRLEGQLEALSLEANQALKEKTELQAQLAALNMKLQAQVEHSQNSQQKQESLSSEVATLKQSCWDLERAMADLQNTLEAKNASLASSNNDLQLAEEQYQRLLLKVEDMQKNVLTRDSTVHDLRQQLASLQNQLQKVQLERTTLTNKLKASETEITSLQNVRQWYQQQLVLAQEARVRLQSEMANIQAGQMTQAGMLEHLKLENVALSQQLTETQHRSIKEKERIAAQLQNIEADMLDQEAAFMQIQEAKTMVEEDLQRKLEEFEDEKEQLQKMADSAATLEQELEQVKLTLHQRDLQLESLQQEHLDLMKQFTLTQETLHTKEQSLDDLQTQYDELKARLEEFQSDATSKDDMIQYLQNEKIVLEVALQAAKASKEQLDQGAMRLGEDTEVASEILEQLRQEMAVKTSQVENLQQENASLKKQVQKLKEQYLQQKVMVEAYRRDASSKDQLISELKATKKRLDSEVKELKRELLKIQVEKQSLESEHSKLQKEVSQVRQQMVDIENHLQSVQKERDDMETRLQSLQFDKEQMASLAEANQALKQQVEQMQEEAKKAITEQKQKMKRLGSDLTSAQKEMKAKHKAYENAVGILSRRLQESLAAKESAEGELSKLKAQITDSGNNQIAQERIQALETELQAVSSSKLMLEKELQEVISLTSQELEEYREKVLELEDELQESRGFRKKIKRLEEINKKLALELEHERGKLTGLSQSNAALREHNNILETALAKREADLVQLNLQVQAVLKRKEEEDQQMQQLIQALRDSLEKEKSKVRELKKQEAAAKADAAHNRRHYRAAVLELSEIKKELHAKELLVQALQAEVDKLQVEDEKHSQEVSQFQQELAEARSQLQLLQKKLDDKLSEQPVVSQEVEDLKWEVEQKEREIETLKQQLDMSEQRSHKELEGIQVVLQNIKTELEVAREDLSVTQKDKFMLQAKVTELKNSMKSLLQQNQQLKLDLKHGKMKKRKELKGENNSSNPVTPVKIPDCPVPAALLEELLKPSTAVSKEPLKNLNSCLRQLKQEMDSLQRQMEEHTITVHESMSSWTQIEGQLMDLTSASPATPSDQREIPTADEKEQNCSVSDKEALTL; encoded by the exons CAACCAGTATTGACATCAATGAAGTGCCAAATGAAGAGGGAAGTCTGGAGATAAACAGCAAGGTGGACACCTGCCAGAATGGGCCAGAGTCACTCTTCCCCCACTCTCCTGTATCTTTTGACCCCACCAGCAGTGCGCAGGGTCAAGAGTCGTCCCCAG GCTCAGTAGAGTCTTCACTCCCATTGGAGAAAGAAGAACAAATCAGACTTCAAGCAAGAAGACGGCTAGAAGAACAGCTCAAGCAATACAGAGTGAAGAGACATCAAGAAAGA TCTAACCAGTCTACATCCAAAAACCGGCCCTCCAGCACCCTAGATCCTGAGCTGATGTTAAATCCAGAAATCTTGCCAAGAGCTAGCACTGTAGCAATGACAAAAGAATACTCCTTTATGCGGACCAGTGTGCCCCGGGGGCCAAAACTGGGTAGCTTGGGACTTCCAGCATCCTCAAAAGAGAGAAGAAGTTCAAAATCTAAGCACAGTAAGATCCGGTCCTTGTCTGACTACAGAACTGAAGATTCAGGCTCTAGAAATGCTCCTGGGAATTTTGTGGCTACTGATCTATCTGGTGGGACTCTGAAGCAAAGCAGAAGTGGTCCAACATCGGTTGTTTCTGAGATTAGTCTGCCCTCTGACATGGATGATCGAATAGAGAATTCCTCCTTGGCAGGAGACAGCATTTCAGAGATTGATGGGAGTGAAGTGGGAATGAGGCTGGATGGAAATGAGAGCGACAGCTCTACCTACAGCAGCGTGTCAGGAAAAGGGCTGTATAACAGTTTACAGAATGCAGAAGGCAACCACGGTATTCCATATACAATAAATGGTCAGAAGATACATCCTGATGCAATGGGGCAGTTTCCTTCCATCAGTGAGGTGCTACAGGCTGCGGCAGTGGAGCATCAAGCCCAAGAGCAAGAAGTTAATGGAGAAGTACGGAGCAGGAGAGACAGTATTTCAAGCAG TGTTTCTATGGAAAGCTCTATCGCAGGAACTCATGACGAAATGTTGCAGGTTCTGAAGGAGAAGATGAGACTTGAAGGGCAACTAGAAGCACTCTCACTAGAAGCTAATCAG GCTCTCAAAGAGAAGACTGAACTACAAGCCCAACTTGCAGCTTTGAACATGAAGCTTCAGGCGCAGGTGGAGCACAGCCAAAACAGCCAGCAGAAGCAGGAATCTCTGAGCTCAGAAGTGGCCACATTAAAGCAGTCTTGCTGGGATCTGGAACGAGCCATGGCTGACCTGCAAAATACTTTGGAAGCAAAGAATGCTAGTTTGGCTTCTTCAAATAATGATTTGCAGTTAGCAGAGGAGCAGTACCAAAGACTCCTGCTGAAGGTTGAAGATATGCAAAAAAATGTTCTCACCAGAGACAGCACAG ttcaTGATCTGCGACAGCAGTTGGCTTCCTTACAGAACCAGCTTCAGAAGGTGCAACTGGAACGGACCACACTGACCAATAAGCTAAAGGCATCTGAGACAGAAATCACATCGCTCCAAAATGTGCGGCAGTGGTACCAGCAGCAGCTTGTGCTAGCACAGGAGGCCCGCGTCAGGCTGCAGAGTGAGATGGCCAATATACAG gCTGGGCAAATGACCCAAGCAGGTATGTTGGAACATCTCAAACTAGAGAATGTGGCACTGTCTCAGCAGCTGACTGAAACCCAGCACAGATCCATTAAAGAAAAGGAACGTATTGCAGCACAGCTCCAAAATATTGAG GCTGACATGTTAGATCAAGAAGCTGCCTTCATGCAAATCCAGGAGGCTAAAACCATGGTGGAAGAAGACTTGCAGAGAAAGCTAGAGGAGTTTGAGGATGAGAAAGAACAGCTTCAGAAAATGGCTGATTCTGCAGCAACATTGGAGCAAGAATTGGAACAG GTCAAGTTGACTTTGCATCAGCGAGATCTGCAGCTTGAATCTTTACAGCAAGAGCACCTAGACTTAATGAAGCAATTCACTCTGACCCAAGAGACATTGCACACCAAAGAGCAGTCCCTGGATGACCTGCAAACACAGTATGATGAACTGAAGGCCAGATTAGAAGAGTTCCAAAGTGATGCTACTTCTAAAGATGACATGATCCAGTATTTGCAGAATGAGAAGATTGTCTTGGAAGtagctctgcaggcagcaaaaGCAAGCAAAGAGCAACTTGACCAAGGAGCAATGCGCCTTGGAGAAGATACAGAAGTAGCATCAGAAATCTTGGAACAACTCAGGCAAGAAATGGCTGTCAAGACAAGCCAG GTAGAAAATCTGCAACAAGAAAATGCTAGCCTTAAAAAACAGGTTCAAAAATTGAAGGAACAGTACCTGCAGCAGAAG GTGATGGTGGAAGCTTATCGAAGAGATGCAAGTTCCAAGGACCAGCTGATTAGCGAACTGAAAGCTACAAAGAAGCGGCTGGACTCAGAAGTGAAAGAGTTAAAACGAGAGCTACTGAAAATTCAAGTTGAAAAACAGTCACTTGAATCTGAACACTCAAAACTACAGAAGGAAGTATCTCAGGTTCGCCAGCAGATGGTGGATATAGAAAATCATCTTCAGTCAGTGCAGAAAGAACGAGACGATATGGAAACACGTCTACAG TCTTTGCAGTTCGATAAGGAACAAATGGCATCTCTTGCTGAGGCAAATCAGGCATTAAAACAACAAGTAGAACAAATgcaagaagaagcaaaaaa GGCCATCactgagcagaaacagaaaatgaagcgtCTAGGGTCAGATCTGACGAGTGCTCAGAAAGAGATGAAAGCAAAACATAAAGCCTATGAGAATGCAGTTGGCATTCTTAGTCGTCGGCTACAGGAATCTCTTGCTGCAAAGGAATCTGCTGAAGGAGAGCTGAGCAAACTAAAAGCACAAATCACTGATAGTGGAAACAACCAGATTGCTCAA GAAAGGATTCAAGCTCTGGAGACAGAATTGCAAGCTGTTAGCAGCAGTAAGTTAATGCTGGAAAAAGAGTTGCAGGAGGTGATTTCACTTACCAGCCAGGAGCTTgaagaatacagagagaaagtGCTGGAACTTGAGGATGAG CTTCAGGAATCTAGAGGCTTCAGGAAGAAGATAAAACGTTTAGAAGAAATTAATAAGAAGTTGGCCCTTGAACTGGAGCATGAACGAGGAAAACTTACAGGTCTTAGTCAGTCCAACGCTGCTTTACGGGAGCACAACAACATCCTAGAAACAGCATTGGCAAAAAGAGAGGCAGACTTGGTACAACTGAATCTACAG GTTCAGGCAGTCCTAAAGCggaaagaggaagaggatcaGCAAATGCAACAACTTATTCAAGCTTTACGGGATTCCttagagaaagaaaagtcaaaagTTAGAGAGCTTAAGAAGCAG gaagcaGCAGCCAAAGCAGACGCAGCACACAACCGCCGTCACTACAGAGCTGCTGTGCTTGAGCTCAGTGAAATCAAGAAAGAGCTACATGCCAAAGAACTTCTTGTCCAAGCCCTTCAGGCTGAAGTAGACAAACTGCA GGTGGAGGATGAAAAACATTCCCAGGAGGTATCACAGTTCCAGCAAGAGCTGGCAGAAGCCAGGTCTCAGCTCCAACTTCTGCAGAAAAAGCTGGATGACAAGCTTAGTGAACAGCCTGTAGTAAGCCAAGAG gtGGAAGACCTCAAGTGGGAagtagaacaaaaagaaagagaaattgaaaCGCTTAAGCAGCAGCTGGATATGAGCGAACAGCGCAGCCACAAGGAGTTAGAAGGGATACAAGTTGTCTTGCAG AATATAAAGACTGAGCTGGAAGTGGCGAGGGAAGACCTGTCGGTGACTCAGAAGGATAAGTTTATGCTCCAGGCTAAAGTGACTGAACTGAAGAACAGCATGAAGTCACTGCTGCAGCAGAACCAGCAGCTGAAATTGGACCTGAAGCATGGCAAGATGAAGAAG aggaaggaactgaaaggagaaaataactCTTCAAATCCTGTGACTCCAGTCAAGATTCCTGATTGTCCAGTGCCTGCTGCCTTGCTGGAAGAACTGTTGAAACCATCGACAGCTGTGAGCAAGGAGCCTTTAAAAAATCTGAACAGCTGTCTCCGGCAATTAAA gcaAGAAATGGACAGCCTTCAGCGTCAGATGGAGGAACACACCATTACAGTACATGAATCAATGTCTTCGTGGACTCAGATTGAGGGGCAGCTAATGGACCTTACCTCTGCCAGTCCTGCAACTCCATCAGACCAGCGGGAGATTCCTACTGCAGATGAAAAGGAACAGAATTGTAGTGTTAGTGACAAGGAAGCTTTGACACTATAA